A region from the Coffea eugenioides isolate CCC68of chromosome 9, Ceug_1.0, whole genome shotgun sequence genome encodes:
- the LOC113781924 gene encoding isopentenyl phosphate kinase-like gives MSSANIGVGESKAKESCSKITATMEEQQQNALSKTSTSPFQSKPIRCIVKLGGAAITCKNELETINEKNLDTVSKQLRQVMLSCPDSGKVLGMDWSKRPGTSEMPSTIDGCCDEFKVDFEKFVVVHGAGSFGHFQASKSGVHKGGLCKSLVKAGFVATRISVTSLNHEIVRALAKEGIPSIGMSPFSCGWLTCERNMEAANVSMVVKALDSGFVPVLHGDAVLDTSQDCTILSGDVIIRYLAEELKPEFVVFLTDVLGVHDRPPTEPGAVLLREIAVHEDGSWSVVKPNVQDASKQVVVTVAAHDTTGGMVTKISEAAMIAKLGIDVYIVKAATEHSKIALSGDLKHNVPESWLGTIVRPLRQQQ, from the exons ATGTCTTCCGCTAATATAGGAGTTGGGGAGAGCAAAGCCAAGGAATCTTGCAGCAAAATAACAGCCACAATGGAGGAGCAGCAGCAGAACGCACTTAGTAAAACTTCCACCTCCCCGTTTCAGTCAAAGCCAATCCGCTGCATCGTCAAACTTG GAGGTGCGGCAATTACTTGCAAGAATGAGCTTGAAACAATAAATGAGAAGAATCTTGACACTGTTTCAAAACAGCTACGGCAAGTGATGTTATCATGTCCGGATTCTGGAAAAGTTCTTGGAATGGATTGGAGTAAGAGGCCAGGAACATCAGAAATGCCAAGTACCATTGATGGATGCTGTGATGAATTTAAAGTagactttgagaaatttgtTGTTGTTCATGGTGCAG GTTCATTTGGACACTTCCAAGCTAGCAAATCCGGGGTTCATAAGGGTGGTCTTTGCAAATCCCTTGTCAAGGCTGGTTTTGTTGCAACACGTATTTCT GTTACATCCCTGAATCATGAGATTGTTAGGGCTCTAGCAAAAG AGGGTATTCCTTCTATCGGAATGTCTCCATTTTCATGTGGTTGGTTGACGTGTGAAAGAAAT ATGGAAGCAGCCAATGTGAGTATGGTAGTTAAGGCTTTGGATTCTGGCTTCGTACCT GTTCTGCATGGAGATGCAGTGCTTGATACTtcacag GATTGCACCATATTAAGTGGAGACGTAATCATTCGGTATTTGGCTGAAGAACTGAAGCCTGAGTTTGTTGTTTTTCTC ACAGATGTCTTAGGAGTACATGACCGCCCGCCAACTGAGCCTGGTGCAGTACTTCTCAGAGAAATAG CTGTCCATGAAGATGGAAGCTGGTCGGTCGTGAAACCAAACGTACAAGATGCAAGCAAACAAG TTGTGGTAACTGTAGCAGCTCATGATACAACTGGAGGCATGGTGACTAAAATATCAGAAGCTGCTATGATTGCGAAACTTGGAATTGATGTATACATTGTGAAG GCAGCAACGGAGCACTCCAAGATTGCTTTAAGTGGAGACCTGAAACACAATGTTCCTGAGAGCTGGCTTGGAACAATTGTAAGACCTTTAAGACAACAGCAATGA
- the LOC113781925 gene encoding eukaryotic translation initiation factor 5A has translation MSDDEHHFESKADAGASKTYPQQAGTIRKNGYIVIKNRPCKVVEVSTSKTGKHGHAKCHFVGIDIFNGKKLEDIVPSSHNCDVPHVNRTDYQLIDISEDGFVSLLTENGNTKDDLRLPTDENLLTQIKDGFSEGKDLVVSVMCAMGEEQICALKDIGPK, from the exons ATGTCGGACGACGAGCATCATTTCGAATCCAAGGCCGACGCCGGAGCTTCGAAGACTTACCCTCAGCAGGCCGGTACTATCCGGAAGAACGGTTACATCGTCATCAAAAACCGCCCTTGCaag GTTGTTGAAGTTTCGACTTCCAAGACTGGCAAGCACGGCCATGCTAAATGCCACTTTGTGGGCATTGATATCTTTAACGGAAAGAAGCTTGAAGATATTGTTCCTTCTTCCCACAACTGTGAT GTGCCCCATGTCAATCGTACCGACTACCAGCTCATTGATATTTCTGAGGATGGATTT GTCAGCTTGCTCACTGAGAATGGAAACACTAAGGATGACCTGAGGCTTCCAACCGATGAAAATCTGCTTACACAG ATCAAGGATGGATTCTCTGAGGGAAAGGACTTGGTTGTGTCAGTGATGTGTGCCATGGGAGAGGAGCAGATCTGTGCCCTGAAGGATATTGGCCCCAAGTAG